A genomic region of Bradyrhizobium sp. ORS 278 contains the following coding sequences:
- a CDS encoding DUF1272 domain-containing protein, translated as MALQLRPNCEYCDKDLPPSATDARICSYECTFCAECVETKLFNVCPNCGGGFAPRPIRPAREWRAGVCTAKQLPSDKRVHLKYAAEDVAAFVADVKNVLPVNR; from the coding sequence ATGGCGCTGCAGCTTCGCCCCAACTGCGAGTATTGCGACAAGGACCTGCCGCCGTCCGCGACGGATGCGCGGATCTGTTCGTATGAATGCACCTTCTGCGCCGAGTGCGTGGAGACGAAACTGTTCAACGTCTGCCCCAACTGCGGCGGCGGTTTTGCACCGCGGCCGATCCGGCCGGCGCGGGAATGGCGCGCGGGCGTCTGCACGGCGAAGCAGTTGCCGTCGGACAAGCGCGTGCATCTGAAGTATGCGGCCGAAGACGTCGCGGCGTTTGTGGCCGACGTAAAGAACGTTCTGCCGGTGAACCGCTGA
- a CDS encoding Lrp/AsnC family transcriptional regulator gives MISVDSFDLRILAALQDDGRLTNQELADLAGLSASQCSRRRMRLEEDGVIAGYRAQLASQALGFELIAFIQITLATHSPDNAQKFRALVNRVDDIQEAYALTGDSDYLLKVVLRDLKSLSDIVNNVLMPHQSVAHVRSSIVLDRLKESAKLPLASLPTS, from the coding sequence ATGATTTCGGTCGACAGCTTCGATCTCCGCATCCTGGCCGCGCTGCAGGACGATGGCCGGCTGACCAACCAGGAACTGGCAGATCTCGCCGGCCTCTCTGCCTCGCAATGCTCGCGTCGTCGGATGCGGCTGGAGGAGGACGGCGTCATCGCCGGCTACCGCGCCCAGCTTGCGAGCCAGGCGCTCGGCTTCGAACTGATCGCCTTCATCCAGATCACCCTGGCCACCCACTCGCCCGACAATGCCCAGAAGTTTCGCGCACTGGTCAACCGTGTCGATGACATCCAGGAGGCCTACGCTCTGACCGGCGACTCCGACTATCTCCTCAAGGTCGTGCTGCGCGACCTCAAGAGCCTGTCGGACATCGTCAACAATGTGCTGATGCCGCATCAGAGCGTCGCCCATGTGCGCTCCTCGATCGTGCTCGACCGGCTGAAGGAGAGCGCGAAGCTGCCGCTGGCGTCGCTGCCGACGAGCTGA
- a CDS encoding CaiB/BaiF CoA-transferase family protein: MLDKTAPHNQTRATGPLAGFRIVEFAGIGPGPFACMLLADMGAEVVTLDRVGARKTMKSVAGRGRKVIELDLKDKAVIAEVLDLLAGADALIEGFRPGVMERLGLGPDVVLARNPKLVYGRMTGWGQEGPLAHAAGHDINYISITGALAAIGPRERPVPPLNLVGDFGGGALYLVVGVLAALLEASKSGKGQVVDTAMCDGAASLLAMFFDLTAMGRWTEGRERNFLDGGAHFYGVYECACGNFISIGSIEPQFYMLLRQHAGLSDPAFEAQMDPRAWPALKEKLVAVFKTKTREEWCAIMEGTDVCFAPVLTMSEAPKHAHMAARGVFVERHGVTQPAPAPRFSRTPSTIREPEVAEIGALVHAWKAGR, from the coding sequence GTGCTCGACAAGACCGCCCCTCACAACCAGACCCGCGCCACCGGCCCGCTCGCAGGCTTCCGCATCGTCGAGTTCGCCGGCATCGGACCTGGGCCGTTTGCCTGCATGCTGCTGGCCGACATGGGCGCGGAGGTGGTGACGCTGGATCGTGTCGGCGCGCGCAAGACCATGAAGTCGGTCGCCGGCCGCGGTCGCAAGGTGATCGAGCTCGATCTGAAGGACAAGGCGGTCATCGCCGAGGTGCTCGACCTGCTCGCCGGCGCCGATGCGCTCATCGAGGGCTTTCGTCCGGGCGTGATGGAACGGCTCGGGCTCGGCCCGGATGTCGTGCTCGCGCGCAATCCGAAGCTGGTCTACGGCCGCATGACCGGTTGGGGTCAGGAGGGCCCGCTCGCACATGCTGCCGGCCACGACATCAACTACATCTCGATCACCGGCGCGCTCGCCGCGATCGGCCCGAGGGAGCGGCCCGTGCCGCCGCTCAACCTGGTCGGCGATTTCGGCGGCGGCGCGCTGTATCTCGTCGTCGGCGTGCTCGCCGCGCTGCTGGAAGCATCGAAGTCCGGCAAGGGCCAGGTGGTGGACACCGCGATGTGCGACGGCGCCGCCTCCCTGCTCGCGATGTTCTTCGACCTCACCGCGATGGGCCGCTGGACCGAGGGACGCGAGCGCAACTTCCTCGACGGCGGCGCGCATTTCTACGGCGTCTACGAATGCGCCTGCGGCAACTTCATCTCGATCGGCTCGATCGAGCCGCAATTCTACATGCTGCTGCGCCAGCACGCCGGCCTCAGCGATCCCGCCTTCGAGGCGCAGATGGACCCGCGCGCCTGGCCGGCGCTGAAGGAGAAGCTGGTCGCGGTGTTCAAGACCAAGACGCGCGAGGAGTGGTGCGCGATCATGGAAGGCACCGACGTCTGCTTCGCGCCGGTGCTGACGATGTCGGAAGCTCCCAAGCACGCCCACATGGCGGCGCGGGGCGTGTTCGTCGAGCGCCACGGTGTGACGCAACCCGCGCCGGCGCCGCGCTTCTCGCGGACGCCTTCGACCATCCGCGAGCCGGAGGTCGCCGAGATCGGGGCATTGGTGCATGCGTGGAAGGCGGGGCGGTGA
- the fahA gene encoding fumarylacetoacetase, with amino-acid sequence MPHSNDPSLRSFIPVDPTSDFPIQNLPYGVFSAADSPKSRVGVAIGDYVLDLAVLEDEGLLDLSPAYEVFAQPSLNAFMALGPAVWSRTRAAISALLREDTPRLRDDRPLRSRALLPRQDVTLHLPFRVAGYTDFYSSREHATNVGVMFRGKDNALQPNWLHMPIGYNGRASTVVVSGTKVRRPRGQLKPPSADVPSFGPCKRLDFELEMGVVIGQSSRLGEMLTEAQAEAMIFGFVLLNDWSARDIQQWEYVPLGPFQAKAFATSISPWVVTREALEPFRIAGPAQQPVPLPYLQQKNAQNYDLALEVSLSAGAAARTIAQTNFKYMYWSSVQQLIHHASSGCAMSVGDLLGSGTISGPDKHQRGSLLEISWNGTEPVELAGGVKRTFLEDGDSLVMRGWCQGQGYRVGFGDVEGTIVAAE; translated from the coding sequence TTGCCCCACTCTAACGATCCCTCGCTCCGCTCCTTCATCCCGGTCGATCCGACCTCCGATTTTCCGATCCAGAACCTGCCCTATGGCGTGTTCTCGGCGGCGGACTCGCCGAAGTCCCGCGTCGGCGTCGCCATCGGCGACTACGTGCTCGACCTCGCGGTGCTCGAGGACGAAGGCCTGCTCGACCTGTCGCCGGCCTACGAGGTGTTCGCGCAACCCTCGCTCAATGCCTTCATGGCGCTCGGCCCCGCCGTGTGGTCGAGGACGCGCGCGGCGATCAGCGCGTTGTTGCGCGAGGATACTCCGCGGCTGCGCGACGACAGGCCGCTGCGCAGCCGCGCGCTGCTGCCGCGCCAGGACGTGACGTTGCATCTGCCGTTCCGCGTCGCCGGCTACACCGACTTCTACTCATCGAGGGAGCACGCCACCAATGTCGGAGTGATGTTCCGCGGCAAGGACAACGCGCTGCAGCCGAACTGGCTGCACATGCCGATCGGCTACAACGGCCGCGCCTCCACGGTTGTCGTGTCCGGCACGAAGGTGCGCCGGCCGCGCGGCCAGCTCAAGCCGCCGAGCGCCGACGTGCCGAGCTTCGGTCCCTGTAAGCGGCTCGATTTCGAGCTGGAGATGGGCGTCGTCATCGGCCAGTCCTCGCGCCTCGGCGAGATGCTGACCGAGGCGCAGGCGGAAGCGATGATCTTCGGCTTCGTGCTGCTCAACGACTGGAGCGCGCGCGACATCCAGCAATGGGAATACGTCCCGCTCGGCCCGTTCCAGGCCAAGGCGTTCGCGACCTCGATCAGCCCGTGGGTCGTGACGCGGGAGGCGCTGGAACCGTTCCGTATCGCGGGGCCGGCGCAGCAGCCGGTGCCGTTGCCCTATCTGCAGCAGAAGAACGCGCAGAACTACGATCTCGCGCTCGAGGTTTCGCTGAGCGCGGGCGCCGCCGCGCGGACCATTGCGCAAACCAACTTCAAATACATGTACTGGTCGAGCGTCCAGCAACTGATACACCACGCCTCGTCGGGCTGCGCGATGAGCGTTGGCGACCTCCTTGGCAGCGGCACCATCTCCGGCCCGGACAAGCACCAGCGCGGCAGCCTGTTGGAGATCAGTTGGAACGGCACCGAGCCGGTCGAACTCGCAGGCGGCGTGAAGCGCACCTTCCTGGAAGACGGCGACTCGCTCGTCATGCGCGGCTGGTGCCAGGGCCAAGGCTATCGCGTCGGCTTCGGCGATGTGGAGGGCACGATCGTTGCTGCCGAGTAG
- the hppD gene encoding 4-hydroxyphenylpyruvate dioxygenase gives MGPFPHDAPPATISADNPMGTDGFEFVEYAHPDAGQLHALFKLMGFTAVARHKTKAITLYRQGDINYLVNEEPGSHGQDFVAAHGPCAPSMAFRVVDARMAYARAIALGAEPADLPAQQKTLDVPALKGIGGSLLYLVDRYGAKGAAYDLEFVWIGARDPRPAGSGLYYIDHLTHNVHRGRMDVWAGFYEKLFNFRQIRFFDIEGRASGLFSRALTSPDGKIRIPINEDAGDSGQIEEYLKSYRGEGIQHVACGARDIYTTVEGLRASGLPFMPSPPETYFERIDSRLPKHGEDVARLKRNGILIDGEGVVDGGQTKVLLQIFSANAIGPIFFEFIQRKGDDGFGEGNFKALFESIEEDQIRRGVLKVEAAE, from the coding sequence ATGGGTCCGTTTCCGCACGATGCGCCGCCTGCCACCATCTCCGCCGACAATCCGATGGGCACCGACGGCTTCGAGTTCGTCGAATACGCCCATCCCGATGCCGGGCAGTTGCACGCCCTGTTCAAGCTGATGGGCTTTACTGCCGTCGCGCGCCACAAGACCAAGGCGATCACGCTGTACCGCCAGGGCGACATCAACTACCTCGTCAACGAGGAGCCGGGCAGCCACGGCCAGGACTTCGTCGCCGCGCACGGCCCGTGCGCGCCATCGATGGCGTTCCGGGTGGTCGACGCCAGGATGGCTTATGCAAGGGCGATCGCGCTCGGTGCCGAACCCGCCGATCTGCCTGCACAGCAGAAGACGCTTGACGTACCCGCGCTCAAGGGGATCGGCGGCAGCCTGCTGTATCTGGTCGATCGCTACGGCGCCAAGGGCGCGGCCTATGACCTCGAATTCGTCTGGATCGGCGCGCGCGACCCGCGCCCGGCGGGCTCCGGGCTGTACTATATCGATCACCTCACTCACAACGTCCATCGCGGCCGCATGGACGTCTGGGCCGGCTTCTACGAGAAGCTGTTCAACTTCCGCCAGATCCGCTTCTTCGACATCGAGGGTCGCGCCTCCGGCCTGTTCTCGCGCGCGCTGACCAGCCCGGACGGCAAGATCCGGATTCCGATCAACGAGGACGCCGGTGATTCCGGGCAGATCGAGGAATATCTGAAGTCCTATCGCGGGGAGGGCATCCAGCACGTCGCCTGCGGCGCGCGCGACATCTACACGACCGTCGAGGGCCTGCGCGCCTCAGGCCTGCCGTTCATGCCGTCGCCGCCCGAGACCTATTTCGAGCGCATCGATAGCAGGCTGCCGAAACACGGCGAGGACGTCGCGCGTCTCAAGCGCAATGGCATCCTCATCGACGGCGAGGGCGTCGTCGACGGCGGCCAGACCAAGGTGCTGTTGCAGATCTTCTCAGCCAATGCCATCGGCCCGATCTTCTTCGAGTTCATCCAGCGCAAGGGCGACGACGGTTTTGGCGAAGGCAACTTCAAGGCGCTGTTCGAATCGATCGAGGAAGACCAGATCCGCCGCGGCGTGCTGAAGGTCGAGGCGGCGGAGTAG